One window of Tachysurus vachellii isolate PV-2020 chromosome 21, HZAU_Pvac_v1, whole genome shotgun sequence genomic DNA carries:
- the lfng gene encoding beta-1,3-N-acetylglucosaminyltransferase lunatic fringe, translating into MLKSSSRKTVLSVAGAAFTCVALLVVCAQHSRSAHGDAHGDAEVGMRSLQSVGELEVNGEVQSEQAAQDGEKKGFSAYFSKLTRSRREVEKPSGADAGAPSNAPAEELRPDDLFIAVKTTKKFHQPRLDLLLETWISRNVQQTYIFTDGEDEELKKKMGSHVINTNCSAAHSRQALSCKMAVEYDKFIESGKKWFCHVDDDNYVNVRTLVKLLSQYPHTQDLYVGKPSLDRPIEATERLGDNKMQPVNFWFATGGAGFCVSRGLALKMSPWASGGHFMNTAEKIRLPDDCTIGYIIESVLGVPLTRSNLFHSHLENLQQVSRSEVQKQITLSYGMFENKRNIINMKGVFPVEEDPSRFKSVHCLLYPDTPWCPPQVTY; encoded by the exons ATGTTAAAAAGTTCTAGCAGGAAAACCGTGCTCTCTGTGGCCGGAGCGGCCTTCACCTGCGTGGCGCTGCTGGTGGTGTGCGCTCAGCACAGCCGGAGCGCGCATGGTGACGCGCACGGTGACGCAGAGGTAGGGATGCGCTCCCTGCAAAGTGTGGGCGAGTTGGAGGTGAATGGAGAAGTGCAGAGCGAACAAGCAGCGCAGGACGGAGAAAAAAAGGGATTTTCCGCCTATTTTTCCAAACTGACGCGGAGCAGAAGAGAGGTGGAGAAACCCTCCGGCGCGGACGCAGGAGCTCCGTCCAACGCGCCCGCTGAAGAGCTGCGTCCTGACGACCTCTTCATCGCCGTGAAGACCACCAAGAAGTTCCACCAGCCCAGGCTTGATCTGCTTCTGGAAACTTGGATTTCAAGAAACGTGCAACAG ACTTACATCTTCACAGATGGTGAGGATGAGGAGTTGAAGAAGAAAATGG GAAGCCACGTCATCAACACCAACTGTTCTGCCGCTCACAGCCGCCAGGCTCTGTCCTGCAAGATGGCCGTGGAATACGACAAGTTTATAGAGTCTGGCAAAAA GTGGTTCTGTCACGTGGACGATGACAACTATGTGAACGTCAGGACTCTTGTCAAGCTACTCTCTCAATACCCTCACACTCAGGACTTGTACGTCGGCAAACCCAGCCTGGACAGGCCCATTGAGGCTACAGAGAGGCTCGGGGACAACAAGATG CAACCTGTTAATTTCTGGTTTGCCACCGGAGGAGCTGGGTTCTGCGTCAGCCGTGGTCTGGCTCTGAAAATGAGCCCATGGGCAAG CGGAGGTCATTTCATGAACACAGCCGAGAAGATCCGTCTCCCTGACGACTGCACCATCGGTTACATCATCGAGTCGGTTCTCGGGGTTCCGCTGACACGCAGCAACCTGTTTCACTCGCATCTAGAGAACCTGCAACAGGTTTCCCGATCTGAAGTCCAAAAACAG ATTACACTTAGTTACGGTATGTTTGAGAACAAGAGAAACATCATCAACATGAAAGGAGTTTTCCCGGTCGAGGAGGACCCATCCAG GTTTAAATCTGTGCACTGTCTGCTCTACCCGGATACTCCGTGGTGTCCTCCGCAGGTTACCTATTAA